In a genomic window of Cyclopterus lumpus isolate fCycLum1 chromosome 13, fCycLum1.pri, whole genome shotgun sequence:
- the LOC117741458 gene encoding dual specificity protein phosphatase 14-like has product MISQVGPGLFLSGLESALNLSVLSCRNITLIVNASGLEDVVYPQLDGLRVLHVPVQDQPHAPLRHYFDPVGERIHQNQTGRTLVHCSAGRSRSPTLVIAYLMRFEGLSLRRAHEVVLDQRPFIRPNAGFWRQLMDYERTLFGRTTMRMARTSGGLLPETCGTLRTLQDPEPDYCINV; this is encoded by the exons ATGATCTCTCAGGTGGGCCCCGGTCTGTTCCTCAGTGGTCTGGAGTCGGCCCTGAACCTCAGCGTCCTCTCCTGCAGGAACATCACGCTCATCGTCAACGCCAGTGGTCTGGAGGACGTGGTCTACCCACAGCTGGACGGCCTGCGGGTCCTCCACGTGCCCGTCCAGGATCAACCTCACGCCCCCCTGAGACACTACTTTGACCCGGTGGGTGAGCGGATCCACCAGAACCAGACGGGGAGGACTCTGGTCCACTGCAGTGCCGGCCGGAGCCGATCCCCGACTCTGGTCATTGCCTACCTGATGAG GTTTGAAGGCCTCAGCCTCCGGCGGGCTCATGAAGTGGTTCTGGATCAGCGTCCCTTCATCAGACCCAACGCTGGTTTCTGGAGGCAGCTGATGGACTACGAGAGGACGCTGTTCGGCAGGACCACCATGAGGATGGCGAGGACGTCTGGCGGCCTCCTGCCCGAGACCTGCGGGACTCTGAGGACCCTGCAGGACCCGGAACCAGATTACTGCATCAACGTCTAG
- the polr2d gene encoding DNA-directed RNA polymerase II subunit RPB4 produces MAAGSAAAVGDVEEDASQLLFPKEFESSETLLNSEVHMLLEHRKQQNESAEDEQELSEVFMKTLNYTARFSRFKNRETITAVRSLLLQKKLHKFELASLANLCPEAAEEAKALIPSLEGRFEDEELQQILDDIQTKRSFQY; encoded by the exons ATGGCGGCGGGAAGCGCGGCGGCGGTTGGTGACGTAGAAGAAGACGCGTCACAGCTCCTGTTTCCTAAag AGTTCGAGAGCTCGGAGACGCTGCTGAACTCCGAGGTGCACATGCTGCTGGAGCACCGCAAGCAGCAGAACGAGAGCGCCGAGGACGAGCAGGAGCTGTCCGAGGTCTTCATGAAGACCCTCAACTACACCGCCAGGTTCAGCCGCTTCAAGAACCGGGAGACCATCACTGCCGTGCGCAG TCTCCTGCTGCAGAAGAAGCTCCATAAGTTCGAGTTGGCCAGTTTAGCCAATCTGTGTCCCGAAGCTGCAGAGGAGGCCAAAGCCCTGATCCCCAG TCTGGAGGGTCGGTTTGAAGacgaggagctgcagcagatcCTGGATGACATCCAGACCAAGAGAAGCTTCCAGTACTGA
- the LOC117741445 gene encoding uncharacterized protein LOC117741445, with amino-acid sequence MRRVSRDNEFRFSLTTLSARADHMKMQKQNTNQVQDQNQKTVIPKVRYHPSIQTPTPGAKPRPRQAQKTRPAAVRPPQTGTGSKTVQKNQDADKTLQVNPGPAVRSRPDGGQKQGAQKPLQRTASDPDPDRALPRPEQVPLGLGVPLDRRVVEEVEVLTRGQSANQDWFTWRKNRITASVAHRIAHCRFVNGKTRTPPSSYLSDITGEGRRVQTRAMSWGIQMEAQAVCSYQRMKSAALGRPVSVQDCGLFIDARRSWLAASPDGIVTDNRTSQWLLCLEVKCPYKHRDRRVEDACRDDRAFCLELQDKDRREPGTSPSYRLKTSHSYYTQIQVQLAVTGLRLADLVVFTLKETAIVPVTFDPDLWEETVSKLEAFYEGAVLPHLRQKTRQDTAWTPEL; translated from the exons ATGCGCCGCGTGTCACGGGACAACGAGTTTCGCTTCTCGCTCACGACTTTGAGTGCGCGTGCGG ACCACATGAAGATGCAGAAACAGAACACAAACCAGGTCCAAGACCAGAACCAGAAAACTGTCATCCCAAAGGTCAGATATCACCCAAGCATCCAGACCCCGACACCTGGTGCCAAACCCAGACCGCGTCAAGCCCAGAAGACCAGACCTGCTGCTGTGCGCCCCCCTCAGACCGGGACCGGCAGTAAGACGGTCCAAAAGAACCAGGATGCAGACAAGACCCTGCAGGTTAACCCAGGTCCGGCTGTGAGATCACGACCAGATGGAGGACAAAAACAGGGCGCTCAGAAACCGCTTCAGAGAACCGCTTCAGATCCAGACCCTGACAGAGCCCTTCCCAGACCGGAGCAGGTCCCTCTGGGTTTGGGGGTCCCGTTAGACAGGCGTGTTGTGGAGGAAGTTGAGGTTCTGACCCGCGGACAGAGTGCCAACCAGGACTGGTTCACCTGGAGGAAGAACCGGATCACGGCCTCCGTGGCTCACCGCATCGCTCACTGCCGCTTCGTTAACGGCAAGACCAGGACCCCGCCCAGCTCCTACCTGTCTGACATCACAG GGGAGGGCCGAAGAGTCCAGACCAGAGCCATGTCCTGGGGGATCCAGATGGAGGCCCAGGCGGTCTGCAGCTACCAG AGGATGAAGAGCGCGGCGCTGGGTCGGCCCGTCTCGGTCCAGGACTGCGGGCTGTTCATCGACGCTCGGCGGTCCTGGTTGGCTGCGAGTCCTGACGGCATTGTGACGGACAACCGGACCAGCCAATGGCTGCTCTGCCTGGAGGTGAAGTGTCCctacaaacacagagacagacgggtggaggacGCCTGCAGGGACGACCGCGCCTTCTGTTTGGAGTTACAGGACAAGGACCGCCGGGAGCCGGGAACG TCCCCGTCCTACCGCCTGAAGACGTCCCACAGCTACTACACACAGATCCAGGTCCAGTTGGCGGTGACGGGTCTCCGGTTGGCCGACTTGGTCGTCTTCACTCTGAAGGAGACGGCTATCGtcccggtgacctttgaccccgacCTGTGGGAGGAGACGGTGTCCAAACTGGAGGCGTTTTACGAGGGCGCCGTCCTGCCTCACCTGAGACAGAAGACACGGCAGGACACGGCGTGGACACCTGAGCTGTAG
- the LOC117741449 gene encoding olfactory receptor 2F1 has translation MNSSESSASISFTVYGSLRRYNTALLVCISVLYVSCLCVNLFLVLVIWVESSLHRPMYVLLVNLCLSGVVGSSSVCPHVIQQLLADRPHYTLSGCLTQVFFINVYSGCIFCILALMAYDRYVSICKPLLYHSIMTAARVRLLLLLVYLSLGSSSAVQVVLTSRLRLCRHTVDKLVCDSLVVANLSCTSSPVVSVFGLCCAVCVVLCPCVLVLGSYLHILLLLLRSSRASQVKGLQTCTPHLVTFINFSVASFFGVIYNRLSQHDSEAGVIFMCVNFFIVPPLLHPIIYGIKMQEIRQSVKKIMKRKIIQM, from the coding sequence ATGAACAGCTCTGAGTCCTCGGCCTCCATCAGCTTCACCGTCTACGGCTCTCTCCGTCGGTACAACACCGCTCTGCTCGTTTGTATATCCGTCCTCTACgtctcctgtttgtgtgttaaccTCTTCCTGGTCCTGGTTATTTGGGTGGAGTCCAGCCTCCACCGGCCGATGTACGTCCTGCTGGTCAACCTGTGTCTGAGCGGCGTGGTGGGCAGCTCCTCCGTGTGCCCTCACGTCATCCAGCAGCTGCTGGCCGACAGACCCCACTACACCCTCTCTGGGTGTCTGACTCAGGTGTTCTTCATCAACGTGTACAGCGGCTGTATATTCTGCATCTTAGCGCTGATGGCCTACGACCGCTACGTCTCCATCTGCAAACCTCTGCTGTACCACTCCATCATGACGGCGGCTCGGgtccggctgctgctgctgctggtgtacCTGAGCCTGGGGTCCTCCTCGGCCGTCCAGGTGGTCCTGACCTCCAGACTCCGGCTCTGCAGACACACGGTGGATAAACTGGTGTGCGACAGCCTGGTGGTAGCGAACCTTTCCTGTACGAGCTCTCCGGTGGTCAGTGTGTTCGGTCTGTGCTGCGCCGTCTGTGTGGTGCTGTGCCCCTGTGTGCTGGTCTTGGGGTCCTACCTCcacatcctgctgctgctcctcaggAGCTCCAGGGCGTCGCAGGTGAAAGGCCTGCAGACCTGCACCCCTCACTTAGTGACTTTCATCAACTTCTCCGTGGCCTCTTTCTTCGGGGTCATTTACAACCGGCTGAGTCAGCATGATTCTGAAGCCGGGGTTATTTTCATGTGTGTGAACTTTTTTATCGTCCCTCCGCTGCTGCATCCCATAATTTATGGTATTAAAATGCAGGAGATTCGGCAAAGTGTGAAGAAAATTATGAAACGGAAAATCATTCAAATGTAA